A stretch of candidate division KSB1 bacterium DNA encodes these proteins:
- a CDS encoding SpoIIE family protein phosphatase — protein MSDKIEDEERSLPKPKIMLVDDEPVVTDSLKTLLEFETNYEILAFQSAVDALKMFQATPVDVVISDSLMADMDGLEFLAEIKKLHPDTVRILLTGYGDKENAIKAVNEVGIFQYIEKPWDNEHLKLVIRNALANKNLKEILHKKIRELDTLLLQRDSLVQNQELFKEELSLARQLQERLLPNEFPEANGISFTAKYLPALEVGGDFYDVMPLANNRIAILIADITGHGIQAALSTTLLKLSFSDFKNCDMGTGDILAGMNATLMKILPANVFVAALVVILDTRSAQCSIVNGGIPYPIVLRRSKHRVEPVLASGLVLGVVEKASYTPGQEVVIKLEESDSLILYTDGLSEIQNEANEQFGYEFLKNMILENSEKSGEKLIEHLVSLARRFSNQDHNWDDITILGIEKA, from the coding sequence ATGAGCGACAAAATTGAAGATGAAGAGAGATCTCTACCAAAGCCTAAAATCATGCTTGTTGACGACGAGCCAGTTGTAACTGATAGCCTCAAGACTCTTCTTGAATTCGAGACCAACTACGAAATTCTCGCATTCCAATCCGCGGTAGATGCCCTTAAAATGTTTCAGGCAACACCAGTCGATGTGGTAATTTCAGATTCGTTGATGGCAGATATGGACGGATTGGAATTTCTTGCAGAAATTAAAAAGTTACACCCGGATACAGTGCGTATTCTGCTTACGGGCTATGGCGACAAAGAGAATGCCATCAAAGCCGTCAATGAGGTTGGTATATTCCAATATATCGAAAAGCCCTGGGACAATGAACACCTCAAACTGGTTATTCGAAATGCACTCGCCAATAAAAACCTGAAAGAGATTTTACATAAGAAAATTCGCGAGTTAGACACACTTCTTTTACAACGGGATTCTTTGGTGCAGAATCAAGAGTTATTCAAGGAGGAGCTTTCTCTGGCCCGTCAGTTACAGGAAAGACTTCTTCCAAATGAGTTTCCGGAAGCGAACGGTATTTCATTTACGGCAAAATATCTGCCAGCGCTGGAAGTTGGTGGTGATTTCTACGATGTCATGCCTTTAGCCAATAATCGCATTGCCATCCTGATAGCTGATATCACAGGACACGGAATACAAGCCGCCCTGAGTACGACTCTGCTGAAATTGTCCTTTTCGGACTTTAAAAACTGTGACATGGGTACCGGGGATATTCTCGCAGGCATGAACGCAACACTTATGAAGATACTACCGGCCAATGTATTTGTAGCTGCCTTAGTAGTCATCTTAGATACTAGATCCGCTCAGTGTTCCATCGTCAATGGTGGAATTCCTTACCCAATTGTCCTCCGGCGTAGCAAGCATAGGGTCGAGCCAGTTTTAGCCAGCGGGCTGGTGCTCGGAGTCGTCGAAAAAGCATCGTACACGCCTGGACAAGAGGTTGTTATTAAGTTGGAGGAAAGCGATTCCTTAATTCTTTACACAGATGGCCTAAGCGAAATACAAAACGAAGCAAATGAACAATTTGGTTACGAATTCTTAAAAAACATGATTTTGGAAAATAGTGAAAAGTCCGGTGAAAAATTGATTGAACATCTTGTTTCATTAGCTCGAAGATTTAGTAATCAGGACCACAATTGGGACGATATTACAATTCTCGGCATCGAAAAAGCTTAG
- a CDS encoding cation transporter, with translation MNVHTQDSKSDLRAAFFLNFAFTLVEIIGGIWTNSVAIVSDALHDFGDSLSLGLSWFLEKYSHKGKDAKYSYGYRRFSLLGALANMVVLIIGSGFVLSAAIPRLINPQPSDATGMMALAVAGIIINGLAVLRVKDGKKLNVQVVTWHLLEDVMSWAAVLVVSVVLLFTDLYILDPILAVLVTLYVSYNVLRNLRKTSALFLQAVPVSGNVNDIEMKIRAIDKVQSTHHTHFWSLDGAHNVLTTHVVIDKSTAKDKVSQMKREIKSLTKNMGLEHITIEIEYGDRDCSMESDK, from the coding sequence ATTAATGTGCATACTCAAGATAGCAAAAGCGATCTCAGAGCGGCATTTTTTTTAAATTTCGCTTTTACCTTAGTTGAAATTATCGGGGGCATCTGGACAAACAGTGTAGCCATTGTCTCAGATGCGCTGCATGATTTTGGAGACAGTCTTTCTTTAGGTTTGTCTTGGTTTCTAGAGAAATACTCACACAAGGGAAAGGACGCCAAGTATTCTTATGGATACCGGCGCTTTTCGTTGCTAGGGGCATTGGCTAATATGGTTGTCTTAATTATCGGGTCTGGATTTGTTTTATCCGCAGCCATTCCACGACTCATCAACCCGCAACCTTCCGACGCGACGGGCATGATGGCTTTAGCCGTCGCCGGAATCATCATTAATGGTTTAGCGGTATTACGAGTCAAGGATGGCAAGAAATTAAATGTGCAGGTGGTTACCTGGCATCTGTTGGAAGATGTGATGAGTTGGGCGGCAGTGTTGGTGGTGAGTGTCGTCCTGCTTTTCACAGATTTGTACATTCTCGATCCAATACTTGCTGTGCTGGTCACACTTTATGTCTCGTACAATGTGCTTCGTAATCTAAGAAAGACATCGGCACTTTTCTTACAGGCTGTCCCAGTGTCTGGTAATGTCAATGACATTGAAATGAAAATACGAGCAATTGATAAAGTACAATCTACCCATCATACGCACTTTTGGTCGTTAGACGGTGCACATAACGTCTTGACGACCCATGTGGTGATCGATAAAAGCACAGCTAAAGATAAAGTTTCACAGATGAAACGTGAAATCAAGTCACTTACCAAAAATATGGGATTGGAGCATATCACCATAGAAATCGAATACGGAGATAGAGATTGTAGTATGGAGTCGGATAAGTAA